The Sinomicrobium kalidii genome contains a region encoding:
- a CDS encoding RNA polymerase sigma factor: MEERFMELIGENQKIIHKVVNLYAEVASDKKDLFQEILYQAWSSFPNFKGNSKFSTWLYRVAMNTAITQIKKRKKNDRTKLIESGYINLRGEDESRKSQIDILYQTINKLSPVDKALVLLYIDNHSYEEMSEILGISVSNVGVKINRIKQFLKKEAGNY, from the coding sequence ATGGAGGAAAGGTTTATGGAACTTATCGGGGAAAACCAGAAAATAATTCATAAAGTGGTAAACCTTTATGCTGAGGTAGCATCGGATAAAAAAGACCTGTTTCAGGAAATTCTTTACCAGGCGTGGTCGTCCTTCCCGAATTTTAAAGGCAATTCCAAATTTTCCACATGGCTGTATCGTGTAGCCATGAACACTGCTATTACACAAATCAAGAAACGCAAAAAGAACGATCGGACAAAGCTTATCGAATCCGGATACATCAATCTCAGAGGCGAAGATGAGTCCAGAAAATCGCAGATCGATATCTTATATCAAACGATAAACAAGCTTTCTCCCGTAGATAAGGCATTGGTATTGTTGTACATTGATAATCACAGTTACGAGGAGATGTCAGAAATACTTGGAATTTCCGTTAGTAATGTAGGGGTGAAAATAAACAGGATAAAACAGTTTTTAAAAAAGGAAGCCGGTAACTATTAA
- a CDS encoding alpha-L-fucosidase — protein sequence MKRIAFIYLLITFLSFGMGLNAQSHKPEKRVSVNLEHGAHRLGKRTDKYMQTWRNYGLGQFIHWGVYAIPGGHWDGKYYPGAAEWIRSWKGMPKDAYDNLYKQFNPKKFDAKSWAEQAADMGARYVIITTKHHDGFCLWPSEYTDYTVEKSPYKKDIIGQLVEAYDAEGIDVYLYFSIIDWNHPGYRSSLKSEEDREGYEAFKKFTRNQLVELLTRYPSTKGLWFDGTWDPAWKEQAEFADALGEELREMVPGLIIGSRFRPDENGNRHFDTNGDLIGDYEQGWERKMPNTIEDTNGNDWDCVMTIPENQWGYHSDWRGHVKTSNELIEMLVKAVSLDGNFVLNFGPDGQGNIRPEETELAAEIGDWMAINSEAVYGCGHLAWEKEDWGYYTVNRKTGKTYMVVFNTPVSGALRVKTPKKNRLEKAYLLEKPETELNIEKIHRDEYFIYHKPDASVNKPFVIVIETSGAGTDDGNYQKAKT from the coding sequence ATGAAAAGAATAGCGTTTATTTATTTGCTGATAACATTTTTATCATTTGGCATGGGCCTGAACGCCCAATCGCATAAACCGGAAAAAAGAGTTTCGGTAAATCTTGAACACGGAGCACACCGGCTCGGAAAACGTACCGACAAATACATGCAGACCTGGCGCAATTACGGACTGGGACAATTCATACACTGGGGGGTATATGCCATTCCCGGCGGACACTGGGACGGTAAATATTATCCGGGTGCAGCCGAATGGATACGTTCCTGGAAGGGCATGCCGAAAGATGCGTATGACAACCTTTACAAGCAATTCAACCCGAAAAAATTCGATGCTAAGTCATGGGCAGAACAGGCCGCAGATATGGGGGCCAGATATGTGATCATCACTACAAAACATCACGACGGTTTTTGCCTGTGGCCCAGTGAATATACTGATTATACCGTTGAAAAAAGCCCGTATAAAAAGGATATCATAGGACAACTGGTAGAAGCCTATGATGCCGAAGGGATAGATGTTTACCTGTATTTTTCTATCATAGACTGGAACCATCCCGGATATAGGAGTAGTCTGAAGAGTGAAGAAGACAGGGAGGGATATGAAGCATTCAAAAAATTCACCCGTAACCAGCTTGTGGAACTGCTCACCCGGTACCCTTCAACCAAGGGCTTATGGTTTGACGGTACATGGGACCCGGCCTGGAAGGAACAGGCAGAGTTTGCCGATGCACTGGGTGAAGAGCTTCGGGAAATGGTGCCCGGGCTTATCATCGGGAGCCGCTTTCGCCCGGATGAAAACGGCAACCGCCACTTTGATACCAATGGCGATCTGATAGGGGATTATGAACAGGGCTGGGAGCGTAAAATGCCGAATACCATAGAAGATACCAATGGCAACGACTGGGATTGTGTTATGACCATTCCGGAGAACCAGTGGGGTTATCATTCCGATTGGAGGGGCCATGTAAAGACGAGTAACGAATTGATAGAAATGTTGGTAAAGGCCGTCTCACTGGACGGTAATTTCGTACTCAATTTCGGCCCGGACGGACAGGGAAATATCCGACCGGAAGAAACGGAACTGGCAGCGGAAATAGGAGACTGGATGGCGATAAACAGCGAAGCCGTATACGGATGCGGACACCTGGCCTGGGAAAAAGAAGACTGGGGCTACTACACCGTAAACCGGAAAACCGGAAAAACATACATGGTGGTCTTCAATACCCCTGTCTCCGGTGCCCTCCGCGTAAAAACCCCGAAAAAAAACCGGCTGGAAAAGGCCTACCTGCTGGAAAAACCGGAAACTGAGCTGAATATCGAAAAAATACACCGTGATGAATATTTTATATACCACAAACCGGATGCTTCCGTAAACAAACCCTTTGTGATCGTCATCGAAACGTCCGGTGCTGGTACGGATGATGGAAATTATCAAAAGGCCAAAACCTGA
- a CDS encoding zinc-ribbon domain-containing protein, translating into MIIFGTRGISSTQTSGKFHCPQCNAQQSYKRKKVTKFFTLYFIPLIPLGKRGEYVECTTCKTTFYTGILGDPE; encoded by the coding sequence ATGATTATTTTCGGGACCAGGGGGATTTCCTCTACGCAGACATCGGGCAAGTTTCATTGCCCGCAATGCAATGCACAACAGTCTTACAAAAGAAAAAAGGTAACAAAGTTTTTTACCTTGTATTTTATACCGCTTATCCCCCTTGGCAAGAGAGGGGAATACGTGGAGTGTACTACATGTAAAACTACATTTTATACCGGGATTTTAGGGGATCCCGAATAA
- a CDS encoding RNA polymerase sigma-70 factor, which translates to MRVRSGNREKSLVKKLLDHNETAFRELFDLYRNDVYAYGKSILKYNDYAEEIVQDVFLKIWLNREKLNPDLSFKSYVFTITRNLAINFLQKAANDHKLRNEIFYMSRQSCNHAENTIDDAYYNRIKQEAIAILPPKRRRIFELSRNQGMSYEEISKELGISVSTVKNQMSSALETIRNFLFAHSDLTFVLFLSVLGAL; encoded by the coding sequence ATGCGTGTAAGGAGTGGAAATAGGGAGAAGTCATTGGTAAAAAAACTGCTGGACCACAATGAAACAGCATTCCGGGAGTTATTTGATCTTTACAGGAATGATGTTTATGCTTACGGGAAAAGTATACTGAAGTATAACGATTATGCCGAAGAGATCGTACAGGATGTATTTCTTAAAATATGGCTGAACCGGGAAAAATTGAATCCCGATCTTTCTTTTAAATCTTACGTGTTCACCATTACCCGGAACCTTGCTATCAATTTTTTACAAAAAGCGGCCAATGACCACAAACTCCGGAACGAGATATTTTACATGAGTCGGCAATCCTGCAACCACGCCGAAAACACGATTGATGACGCCTATTACAATCGTATAAAACAGGAGGCCATAGCCATACTTCCCCCGAAACGCAGGCGTATTTTTGAATTGTCCCGTAACCAGGGGATGAGTTATGAGGAAATAAGCAAAGAACTCGGGATCTCCGTAAGCACCGTAAAAAATCAGATGAGTAGCGCCCTGGAAACCATACGTAATTTTCTGTTTGCCCACAGCGACCTTACTTTTGTGTTGTTTTTGTCCGTTTTGGGCGCCTTATGA